The stretch of DNA CAAACAGCCCGGATGCGCCTGCTCGAAACGCGCCCTATCCTGCTCGAACAGACGCACTTCGAGCGAAATGCCCGTTTCCTGGTCGAGACGCTCCAGAACCTCGCCATGTTCGTATAGCCACGCCAATGCCGCGCCATCGCTGATGTCGAGTCTGACATGCGCCAGCTTCATGGAAGCGGTCATATATTCGTCCAGCGCCGAGAGCAGGTTGGGCAACCCTTCGCCGGTAATGGCAGAGATCGCCACCGTTCCCTCATGGCGCGGCACCGCTTCGACACCGCCGATCAGATCGGCTTTGTTCAGAACTTCAATGGTGCGTTCGGGCCAGTTTTCATCCAGCATGCCATCGCGCGCCATGCTGCTGAGAACGTTGATCACATCCGTTCGCTGCGCGCTGCTATCGGGATGGGCGACATCGCGCACATGCAGGATGATGTCCGCTTCCGCCACTTCTTCCAACGTCGCGCGGAAGGCCGCGATCAGTTCCGTCGGCAGATCGCTGATGAAGCCGACCGTATCGGAAAGAATGACGCGCCGACCGGAAGGCAATTTCAAACCGCGCATCGTCGGATCGAGCGTGGCGAAAAGCTGGTCCTGAGCGTGGACGGCGGAACCCGTCAAGGCGTTGAAAAGCGTTGATTTTCCAGCGTTGGTGTAGCCAACCAGCGCCACGACCGGGAACGGCACTTTCTTGCGCGCGGAACGATGCAGTCCCCGCGTGCGGCGAACTTGCTCCAAATCCTTGCGCAGGCGCACGATGCGCTCGCCGATCATCCGCCGGTCCGCCTCGATCTGCGTCTCGCCAGGACCGCCCAAGAAGCCGAAGCCGCCGCGCTGACGCTCCAAGTGGGTCCATAAGCGGACGAGGCGCGAACGTTGATATTCCAGATGCGCGAGTTCGACCTGCAACACGCCCTCACGCGTGGCGGCGCG from Kozakia baliensis encodes:
- the hflX gene encoding GTPase HflX codes for the protein MGTTSTIPPATRAAVILPWERPTPHDEFRAAEARLEEAVGLTASIGLVIVRQAVLVLRARRPATLFGSGQVEQLAEMVRQDDVKVMVVDARLSPAQQRNLEKALNCKVLDRTGLILDIFGARAATREGVLQVELAHLEYQRSRLVRLWTHLERQRGGFGFLGGPGETQIEADRRMIGERIVRLRKDLEQVRRTRGLHRSARKKVPFPVVALVGYTNAGKSTLFNALTGSAVHAQDQLFATLDPTMRGLKLPSGRRVILSDTVGFISDLPTELIAAFRATLEEVAEADIILHVRDVAHPDSSAQRTDVINVLSSMARDGMLDENWPERTIEVLNKADLIGGVEAVPRHEGTVAISAITGEGLPNLLSALDEYMTASMKLAHVRLDISDGAALAWLYEHGEVLERLDQETGISLEVRLFEQDRARFEQAHPGCLRVA